One genomic window of Parasteatoda tepidariorum isolate YZ-2023 chromosome 9, CAS_Ptep_4.0, whole genome shotgun sequence includes the following:
- the LOC107450988 gene encoding uncharacterized protein, whose amino-acid sequence MCVCGEDACWILCCGKYKFLLRSAWIVLFITTLIDISAILAYWYLAPKALDSKPGLKLALILLVAVLLLYFFSTLLSGFIIMKLSPNKRELSEFPTSNRTRTGNRLTSFGLHPMPYSDGFRRVLPNNAPAAPSYRNAPRIDSTNQQNRHINVRENARSNIDFRNYSNPSENLNLNDAFVNRHNAQSCDELSEVLVVPKVVITRPENSAPTYENIEADVCESSKSLNNLGSSTSTTVTPQNGTPNLPRNLEAQTCDLSSKSQSNLCSCSNIAFRNKPKNLPQKTFYRSGVSRTSSAVEKPYLKTRVNQSNVYSSNTNLANRRLFSRSESYVNRPVTNADEKTLEMSINQNTTSRRVDRNPTIRSDFSSGSETTGSEISEQYKNQSFTITRKTNSFLAKSQPVDNQYRRYVVDKLPITSNPQTQMLFKAIMKSEELFEQTNNAPKTNYVVKTVPVQV is encoded by the exons ATGTGTGTTTGTGGAGAAGATGCg tgttGGATACTTTGCTGTGGTAAATATAAATTCCTCCTTCGCTCAGCCTGGATAGTACTGTTCATAACCACATTGATAGACATAAGCGCTATTCTAGCCTATTGGTATCTTGCACCTAAAGCTTTGGACTCCAAACCTGGTTTGAAACTCGCCTTAATACTCCTAGTGGCAGTACTCCTTCTCTATTTCTTTTCTACTTTACTCAGTGGTTTCATCATAATGAAG ttatctCCAAACAAACGTGAATTAAGTGAATTTCCGACATCGAATAGGACTAGAACCGGAAATCGCCTAACAAGTTTCGGACTACATCCGATGCCATATTCGGACGGATTTCGTCGTGTCTTACCCAACAATGCTCCAGCAGCTCCTTCTTATCGAAATGCACCAAGAATTGACTCAACGAATCAACAAAATAGGCATATCAACGTCAGAGAAAACGCAAGATCGAATATAGACTTCAGAAACTACAGTAATCCCTCCGAAAATCTCAACCTGAATGATGCGTTTGTTAATAGGCATAACGCTCAATCCTGTGACGAACTTTCTGAAGTCCTAGTTGTGCCGAAAGTTGTCATTACTAGGCCAGAAAATTCTGCTCCCACTTACGAAAACATTGAAGCTGATGTTTGCGAATCTTCTAAGAGTCTAAACAATTTGGGCTCTAGTACAAGCACAACTGTTACACCTCAGAATGGGACACCAAATTTACCACGGAACCTTGAGGCTCAAACTTGCGATCTTTCTTCTAAGAGTCAAAGCAACTTGTGCTCTTGTTCTAATATTGCATTTCGAAACAAGCCAAAGAACTTGCCACAGAAAACTTTTTACCGGTCCGGTGTAAGTCGTACATCTTCTGCTGTTGAAAAACCATATCTAAAAACTAGAGTCAATCAGTCAAATGTATACTCAAGCAATACCAATCTCGCAAACAGACGTTTATTTTCTAGATCTGAAAGCTACGTTAATAGACCTGTTACTAATGCAGATgaaaaaactttagaaatgtCTATAAATCAGAACACAACTTCAAGAAGAGTGGACCGCAATCCCACAATCAGATCTGACTTTTCTTCTGGCTCTGAAACCACCGGTTCAGAAATCTCTGAACAGtataaaaatcaatcatttaCTATAACTCGCAAAACAAACTCTTTTTTAGCTAAATCTCAGCCAGTGGATAATCAATATAGGCGATATGTTGTTGATAAACTTCCTATCACATCGAATCCTCAAACACAAATGCTGTTCAAAGCAATTATGAAAAGTGAAGAACTATTTGAGCAGACCAATAATGCCCCGAAAACGAATTATGTGGTAAAAACTGTACCAGtacaagtataa